In Drosophila miranda strain MSH22 chromosome XR, D.miranda_PacBio2.1, whole genome shotgun sequence, the genomic window CTTACAAAGCGTACTAACCCGATTTCGTGCTTATCTCTACATTTGACCAAACAACATTTCTCAAGCCATCCACAATTTCCTGATATTGATCCTCTGTCTGACCAGgcgtcgatgtcgatgtcgccATCgattcggtttcggtttcgctATTGCTTTTCAGAGATATAAAGTCGAAAATGAAATTCGTGCGTTTCTTTAGGTCTGACAGGGATATGCCGTTTTCCTCGCAGGGAAACGAAGTTGTCAAAAGAAAGCCGAGTTTCAATGGACAATCACTTAAGAAAGTATCTGAGAAAGTGTGCAAGAAGTTCATCTGCAAATAGAAGTCAAGATTGGTATGATGGTTCTTTGttaatttgtaattttttgCTTAGCACTTGCATCGTTGGCGTCAAAAAAGACTATTACAGCTTCCGTGGTTTTGGTGATTTCTGTCGGAACATTTTCCCACTTTCCATCGAAAGGAATTAAATTGACTGAAGTGTTGAAGTATTTCGTTTTAATCTTGCATTTATAGAAATGTGAAGAAACTTCGTTGTTTATCGGTGTCTTTGGTTGATCCATTTCAGTCAGGATGCCTGAAACAAAACAGAGAATTAACAAATTACTGCTACGTTTCAAGGAGAGGAATATGCCTAGATCCAGGCGTATAGTTAAGCTGTATTTATAAAACATTAATTGATTTAAAAGATAATTATGCCCAATAGACACGGACACGCACAGTAGTTTAGAAAATCAATCAGACCACTGACTGCACGATTCATTAGTGAAGTATCTTggcatatatgtatttatatacGCATAGGAAATATACACAGTCTGCATTTAGTACCTTCGGCAATTTCCAAGGGAGTCTTCGATCCATAAGACAGGATTAACACGGTCGGGTccatttcggttttttttcttCTAGTTTATCGCTACCACCAAATGTAAACACCAGTGTGACCAACAGCGAGAGTTGTCAAAAATCcatcaaaataaataaatcaatgCATGGCGCAGTTCATATTCCGTTGTTTCAAATCGACGAAGCATATTATATAGAAATatattatataaaatataaccTATATATAGGTCTATATAAATTGTAGTGTCATACTTGCGCATCCAATTTTAAATCATTTGTctatttttcgttttctgtgAACCGGGGTTTTCCGGGGTGAATGGTGGGAATTTTCGACAGATATGAAACACCGATTAACACTGGCACCGTCCgtcaaaaagcagctgatgaGCACTAAATAGTAGTTTGAATTGCGAAATTTTAATAAGTTTATATAAtatactttttttttattgaaattcgtttttttgcatttttgaACTATCGGCTAAATATCGCATAGAAACGTGCGCACTAGGAACATCTCAGATGGACGGTGGACAATGGATGGGTGGGGTGGTGGCCAGTGTGAATAGGGTATAAGAGTATAAGAGCTTCCACTGTTTTGAGACGCTCTTCTAAAAAGCGGCGCGTTTCTTTCATGGTATCGGTTATAGCAGATTCCATTTCTTATTTGTAGGATGTATGGACTGGATATTGGGATGTCCTTGTAAAGTTGTTGATAATAGAAAGCTCGTTAATATTTGTATGAAATTTGTAatcttaatttttattatatttcgtcttataaaatatatttcttATTTTCCTTTGGTAGCATTATCAATATTATACgtatacacctacatacatacatatttgtaaATTATATTCAGGCAAACTGAATTTACTTAAAAATGTACATTTGCCATTATAAATACGTCATTAAAAGATAGTTTTATAAATATACAAATAATTTACCAAAAAACACTTTGCATTCTGACATACCACCCGCGTGGTGCCATGTACTCGCTTATACATAACCCACTCAATCCTCTATCGACTCCGATAAATGATGCAAGTCTGAATAATTCATTATTGCGCGATGTAGGAACTCGTATTGTGCCTGAAAATGATTGAATGTCATTATATGTCTTAATAATATTTTGACACTTGACCTACGTATGAGTTGATAAGTCCCGGTCGCTGAGATCTTAATTTCCTTGTTGTTGCACAGATGTCAACTGATTTTTCTAATCTAAGGTGCTGGACTAAAATGCACATGGCCACGAAAATAGAACTTCGATCAGTCCCGAGGCTGCAGGATAAAAATTTTGAGCATTTTATGGATAATAATATGATTTGTCGCTTAGTTAAATACACACCTGCAATGAACTGTAAGGGGCGATCGACAACCAATATTTTTATGGCTTTTGTAATGGTTGTATGCTTGATCCACAAGTTCTATTATTCCTCGACATACTTCAGGAACTTCCCCCTCGACGGTTGGCCAACCGTTGTACTGAAACTGTGTCACTTTCAATGTATCGTCGATTTTGCAGTTTGTAACATAGAATTCCCGCCGCGTATAGTAGGGGCAGTTCTCGCTGTGCACATATTTCACAAGTATATGGTCATATTGGATTTCATCATCGGCCCAATAACGTGGACATTTCCTCTGACCGTCTCCAATCTGCACAAATAAATGAATGGCAAATAAGTCACGGAGTGCTCCAGTCAAATGTGTATAGATTTGATTTGTGACTTACTTCAGATATCATTACCAGCGTGGAAATACTTTGTTCGGAGATCATTCTCCAGAAATCGCCAACGGTGCTTTCGAGTGGATCCTGGGCAATAATGAAGGTTTCACTATTGTCGTAGCCCTCAATAAACGAGGCGTTAATATAAGTCGAGTTGTCTCTCATAGGAAGCGGAGTCAATATTACCTGAGTTGAAGCCAAGTTTAAGAATAGTATGACACATGAAATACCACCATTCAATACTCACTCTATTGCGATCGTATGGAATGACCTCCAGGCTTCTGTTCTTTGAATTGTTTTCTTCGTTTTCGCCCACAGAGCATGATTTGTTTACCTCATCCATGGTGATTAATAGTTTCTGAAATTGTACAATAAAATAAGAATATATTTGAAAGGCACGTCCTTGCTCCCGTCATCTGGAGGCACACAAGCGAATGCCTTAAAAGAGGATTCCCCAGATCAGTATAGAAACAAATAACATGTAGTGTACATGAAAATTGATTCTCGACTTGAAACACAAAAGAATGCTTCAAAAGAGAATGC contains:
- the LOC108151911 gene encoding uncharacterized protein LOC108151911, encoding MDPTVLILSYGSKTPLEIAEGILTEMDQPKTPINNEVSSHFYKCKIKTKYFNTSVNLIPFDGKWENVPTEITKTTEAVIVFFDANDMNFLHTFSDTFLSDCPLKLGFLLTTSFPCEENGISLSDLKKRTNFIFDFISLKSNSETETESMATSTSTPGQTEDQYQEIVDGLRNVVWSNVEISTKSGSQQKKSLSSEDLDTQLNDFENLLITAQSLRSDTRLTRDEFLDKAEELAGVMSNILNDNDSD